A genomic stretch from Methylorubrum extorquens includes:
- a CDS encoding conserved protein of unknown function, putative zinc ion binding protein (Evidence 4 : Unknown function but conserved in other organisms): MSLTTAQILDLASDASSRKAGQDQAKPQKWAGLGRAGTVIWGEIKGSGASPYRTVADLAGPSSKCTCPSRKFPCKHGLGLMLVDASAPIAEAEPPDWAAAWMKGRESRAAAAETRAKEPAKPVDERAQAKRRQAREDRVAAALDELDLWLRDLMRRGLAAARSEPYAFWDRMAGRLVDGQAPGLARRVRALPGLIAAAPQAGAPRPEAALGLGLGRLALLLRAARRLDALSPEQAAGVRAALGYPVTAEEMAARPDQADTWAVLAHAVEEEDRLTARSVWLVGRASGAVAQVIDYGTAGAPLPPAPAAGQDFSGALAFQPGDPPLRAVFREGQAGPAAEAALPGATSVAVARDAFADALSRAPWLERWPVRLGRVRLGRLAAGSAAAFAAGDETGSLALRAEPRLPSLLAVAAGRPVDLFGLYDGYGLSPLALVAEGRLYAMPAQDSQPVLLQVA; this comes from the coding sequence ATGAGCCTGACGACTGCCCAGATCCTCGATCTCGCCTCCGACGCATCGAGCCGCAAGGCCGGGCAGGATCAGGCGAAACCGCAAAAATGGGCCGGTCTCGGCCGGGCGGGCACGGTGATCTGGGGCGAGATCAAGGGCAGCGGGGCGAGCCCCTACCGCACGGTCGCGGATCTCGCCGGGCCGTCCTCGAAATGCACTTGCCCGAGCCGCAAGTTCCCCTGCAAGCACGGCCTCGGCCTGATGCTGGTCGATGCGAGCGCGCCGATCGCCGAGGCCGAGCCGCCGGACTGGGCCGCCGCCTGGATGAAGGGGCGCGAGAGCCGCGCCGCCGCGGCCGAGACCCGGGCGAAGGAACCCGCTAAGCCCGTCGACGAGCGGGCGCAGGCCAAGCGGCGTCAGGCCCGCGAGGATCGGGTCGCGGCCGCGCTCGACGAACTCGACCTGTGGCTGCGCGACCTGATGCGGCGCGGCCTCGCCGCCGCGCGAAGCGAACCTTACGCCTTCTGGGACCGCATGGCCGGGCGCCTCGTGGACGGACAGGCGCCGGGCCTCGCCCGCCGGGTGCGCGCCCTGCCGGGGCTGATCGCGGCGGCGCCTCAGGCCGGCGCGCCCCGGCCGGAAGCCGCGCTCGGCCTCGGCCTCGGCCGGCTCGCCCTGTTGCTCCGGGCCGCGCGCCGCCTCGATGCGCTGTCGCCCGAACAGGCGGCGGGCGTGCGCGCGGCGCTCGGCTACCCCGTCACCGCCGAGGAGATGGCGGCCCGGCCCGACCAGGCCGACACCTGGGCGGTGCTGGCCCACGCGGTCGAGGAGGAGGACCGGCTGACCGCCCGTTCCGTCTGGCTCGTCGGCCGCGCCAGCGGCGCCGTGGCTCAGGTCATCGATTATGGGACCGCGGGCGCGCCCCTGCCGCCGGCACCCGCCGCCGGCCAGGATTTTTCCGGCGCGCTCGCCTTCCAGCCCGGCGACCCGCCGCTGCGCGCCGTCTTTCGCGAGGGCCAGGCCGGCCCGGCGGCCGAGGCGGCTTTGCCCGGCGCGACCAGCGTCGCGGTGGCGCGGGACGCCTTCGCCGATGCGCTGTCGCGCGCGCCCTGGCTCGAGCGCTGGCCGGTGCGGCTGGGGCGCGTGCGGCTCGGGCGCCTCGCCGCTGGCAGCGCAGCGGCCTTCGCGGCGGGCGACGAGACCGGCAGCCTTGCGCTGCGGGCCGAGCCGCGCCTGCCGAGCCTGCTCGCGGTGGCGGCGGGACGCCCGGTCGATCTGTTCGGCCTCTACGACGGCTACGGCCTGAGCCCCCTCGCCCTGGTCGCGGAGGGCCGCCTCTACGCGATGCCGGCACAGGATTCGCAGCCCGTCCTGCTGCAGGTGGCCTGA
- a CDS encoding ATPase family protein, putative ABC component (yehL) (Evidence 2b : Function from indirect experimental evidences (e.g. phenotypes); Product type t : transporter), which yields MTSTHAVKTAQLRQAAEDAFAEEIAALRDSDDRPRPPNWQMSPQAVVTYLLGGKLPSGFEVTPKYIGDRRLMEVAVATLATDRALLLLGVPGTAKSWVSEHLAAAICGTSRLIVQGTAGTSEEAIRYGWNYALLLAKGPSREAVVASPIMRAMNEGRIARVEELTRIPSETQDSFITVLSEKTLPIPELNEEVAAQKGFNLIATANNRDRGVNELSSALKRRFNTVVLPPPATIEAEIAIVETRVAALGRAFEIPAEPPGAEQIRRVVTIFRELREGVTADGKSKVKQPSGTLSTAEAISVVGSGLALAAHFGDGRLSAHDLVSGISGAVVKDPVQDAIVWREYLETVVKERDGWKDFYKAARASA from the coding sequence ATGACATCGACCCACGCCGTCAAGACCGCGCAGCTGCGCCAGGCTGCCGAGGATGCCTTCGCCGAGGAGATCGCGGCGCTCCGCGACTCCGACGACCGACCGCGCCCGCCGAACTGGCAGATGTCGCCGCAGGCGGTCGTTACCTACCTGCTCGGCGGCAAACTCCCGTCGGGCTTCGAAGTCACGCCAAAGTATATCGGCGACCGGCGCCTGATGGAGGTCGCGGTGGCGACGCTGGCCACCGACCGGGCGCTGCTGCTGCTCGGCGTGCCGGGCACCGCCAAGAGCTGGGTCAGCGAGCATCTGGCGGCGGCGATCTGCGGCACCTCGCGCCTGATCGTGCAAGGCACCGCCGGCACCAGCGAGGAGGCGATCCGCTACGGCTGGAACTACGCGCTGCTGCTGGCCAAGGGCCCGAGCCGCGAGGCGGTGGTGGCCTCGCCGATCATGCGGGCAATGAACGAGGGCCGCATCGCCCGCGTCGAGGAGCTGACCCGCATCCCCTCCGAGACGCAGGACAGCTTCATCACCGTTCTCTCGGAAAAGACCCTGCCGATCCCCGAGCTGAACGAGGAGGTCGCGGCGCAAAAAGGCTTCAACCTCATCGCCACGGCCAACAACCGGGACCGCGGCGTCAACGAATTGTCGAGCGCGCTCAAGCGCCGCTTCAACACCGTGGTGCTGCCGCCGCCCGCCACGATCGAGGCCGAGATCGCCATCGTCGAGACCCGCGTCGCCGCGCTCGGGCGGGCCTTCGAGATCCCCGCCGAGCCGCCGGGCGCCGAGCAGATCCGCCGCGTCGTCACGATCTTTCGCGAGCTGCGCGAGGGGGTGACGGCGGATGGCAAGAGCAAGGTGAAGCAGCCCTCGGGCACGCTCTCGACGGCCGAAGCCATCAGCGTCGTCGGCAGCGGGCTGGCACTCGCCGCGCATTTCGGCGACGGCCGCCTCTCGGCCCACGACCTCGTCTCGGGGATCAGTGGCGCCGTGGTGAAGGACCCGGTGCAGGACGCCATCGTCTGGCGCGAGTATCTCGAAACCGTGGTGAAGGAGCGCGACGGCTGGAAGGATTTTTATAAGGCCGCTCGCGCGAGCGCGTGA
- a CDS encoding conserved protein of unknown function (Evidence 4 : Unknown function but conserved in other organisms) — MDATERASDGWEPTLAAALLGAERAPLGEPSALTALVAEADPGGALLARLAAEGAHHLAGLELGPEALTPLEERGRFGPDCPPAAATRLYGLLTEGTSARSRVEEWFERAAATGTRPPAWLLQALMLQRGTLPAAAQAVVGAELDWLARACGETPADGSDAAGASDWTEGTVAERRAAFTAFRARDPEGARAALEPLFRKEKADAREALVHALATGLSAADEPFLEACLDDRAGGVRLAAQHLLPGLPGSRYAERMAARARTALSVESKRKLLGGTTHNLVVTLPEESPDLARDGVEANSWERRGGGARAGLLRAILARAPLHAFAAHPPRLWIELALRSEWADPVFHGLFSAAKRTRDPAWAEAMADITADAYEGKVTGVRRTNEVLGMWAEALDLLPDAEWEARVAALIRARKIEVVLAVLGQGPEHFSESFSAALLDWLAFVTRGSDALRRDLAKPWVIARLGDRLWPSDDSAAAAAAILARLPEGEGDRLRTQLTGLTGVLELRAAIRRDFRPETTTGGTAQG, encoded by the coding sequence ATGGACGCGACCGAACGTGCCTCCGATGGTTGGGAGCCGACACTCGCCGCCGCGCTGCTCGGCGCCGAGCGCGCCCCGCTTGGCGAGCCCTCGGCGCTGACCGCCCTCGTCGCGGAGGCCGATCCCGGCGGCGCCCTGCTGGCGCGGCTTGCCGCCGAGGGTGCCCACCATCTCGCGGGCCTGGAACTCGGGCCGGAGGCGCTGACGCCGCTGGAGGAGCGCGGCCGCTTCGGGCCGGACTGCCCGCCCGCCGCCGCGACGCGGCTCTACGGCCTCCTCACCGAGGGCACCAGCGCGCGCAGCCGCGTCGAGGAATGGTTCGAACGCGCCGCCGCAACGGGCACGCGCCCGCCCGCTTGGCTGCTCCAGGCCTTGATGCTCCAGCGCGGCACCCTGCCCGCCGCGGCGCAGGCGGTCGTCGGCGCCGAACTCGACTGGCTCGCCCGCGCCTGCGGCGAGACCCCGGCCGACGGATCGGACGCGGCGGGGGCTTCGGACTGGACGGAAGGCACGGTGGCCGAGCGTCGCGCCGCCTTCACCGCCTTCCGCGCCCGCGATCCGGAAGGCGCGCGCGCCGCCCTGGAACCGCTCTTCCGCAAGGAGAAGGCCGACGCGCGCGAGGCCCTGGTCCACGCTCTGGCGACCGGCCTGTCGGCGGCCGACGAGCCCTTTCTCGAGGCCTGCCTCGACGACCGCGCCGGCGGCGTGCGGCTCGCCGCGCAGCACCTGCTGCCGGGGCTTCCCGGCTCGCGCTATGCCGAGCGCATGGCGGCCCGCGCCCGCACCGCGCTCAGCGTCGAGAGCAAGCGCAAGCTGCTCGGCGGCACCACGCACAATCTCGTCGTCACCCTGCCGGAGGAGAGCCCGGACCTCGCCCGCGACGGCGTCGAGGCGAACAGCTGGGAGCGGCGCGGCGGCGGTGCCCGCGCCGGCTTGCTGCGGGCGATCCTGGCGCGCGCGCCGCTCCACGCTTTCGCCGCGCATCCGCCGCGGCTCTGGATCGAGCTCGCTTTGCGCAGCGAGTGGGCCGACCCGGTCTTCCACGGCCTGTTCTCGGCGGCCAAGCGCACGCGCGACCCGGCCTGGGCGGAGGCGATGGCCGACATCACGGCGGACGCCTACGAGGGCAAGGTCACCGGCGTCCGCCGCACCAACGAGGTTTTGGGGATGTGGGCGGAGGCGCTCGACCTCCTGCCGGACGCCGAATGGGAGGCACGGGTCGCGGCTTTGATCCGCGCCCGCAAGATCGAGGTGGTTCTGGCCGTGCTGGGCCAAGGCCCGGAGCACTTTTCCGAGTCCTTCAGCGCCGCTTTGCTCGATTGGCTCGCCTTCGTCACCCGCGGGTCGGACGCCCTGCGGCGCGATCTCGCCAAGCCCTGGGTGATCGCCCGCCTCGGCGACCGGCTCTGGCCGAGCGACGACAGCGCCGCCGCGGCCGCCGCCATCCTGGCGCGGCTGCCGGAGGGGGAGGGCGACCGCCTGCGCACGCAGCTCACGGGATTGACGGGCGTGCTGGAACTGCGCGCCGCGATCCGGCGCGACTTCCGACCGGAAACCACCACAGGGGGAACGGCTCAAGGATGA
- the zwf gene encoding glucose-6-phosphate 1-dehydrogenase (G6PD) (Evidence 2b : Function from indirect experimental evidences (e.g. phenotypes); Product type e : enzyme): MEARLAGSRASRLGAGVGPKYPQVVVLVGATGDLAQRKLLPGLFHLFSAGFIPDLRIVGVSLDDIGVEAFREHAHKAIDQFFTRHAGDGEWAAFAERLDYVSLSAGAEALAATVARAEAGLAQAHPGQESRRLHYLSVPPAAALTVVRLLAEAGLAAGSRIVMEKPFGTDLESAVALNDRLHEVFSEDQIFRIDHFLGKEPAQNILAFRFANGLFEPIWNRTFIDHVQIDVPETLGLGTRAAFYEATGAYRDMVVTHLFQILGFMAMEPPTSLEPGPISEEKNKVFRSMLPLDPREVVRGQYAGYRDEPGVDPQSETETFIALKCRIDNWRWAGVPFFLRTGKRLAEGQRIISIAFREPPKSMFPVNSGVGAQGPDHLTFDLADASKMSLSFYGKRPGPGMRLDKLSLQFNMKDTGLMGEVLEAYERLILDAMRGDHTLFTTAEGIERLWEVSMPLLEAPPPVRLYAPGSWGPKSIHQLVAPQAWRLPFEREWRNTDEQG, encoded by the coding sequence ATGGAGGCCCGCTTGGCAGGATCGCGCGCGTCACGGCTGGGGGCGGGCGTCGGCCCGAAATATCCGCAGGTCGTCGTCCTCGTCGGCGCCACCGGCGACCTCGCCCAGCGAAAACTCCTGCCCGGCCTGTTCCACCTGTTCAGTGCCGGCTTCATCCCCGACCTGCGCATCGTCGGCGTGTCGCTGGACGATATCGGCGTCGAGGCGTTCCGCGAGCATGCGCACAAGGCGATCGATCAGTTCTTCACCCGCCATGCCGGGGACGGGGAATGGGCGGCCTTCGCCGAGCGGCTCGACTATGTATCGCTCTCGGCCGGCGCCGAGGCGCTCGCCGCGACGGTGGCCCGCGCCGAGGCGGGTCTCGCCCAGGCGCATCCCGGCCAGGAGAGCCGGCGCCTGCACTATCTCAGCGTGCCGCCCGCCGCGGCGCTCACCGTGGTGCGCCTGCTCGCCGAGGCGGGTCTGGCCGCGGGCTCGCGCATCGTCATGGAGAAGCCGTTCGGCACCGATCTGGAGAGTGCGGTGGCGCTGAATGATCGGCTGCACGAGGTCTTCTCCGAGGACCAGATCTTCCGCATCGACCACTTCCTCGGCAAGGAGCCGGCGCAGAACATCCTGGCCTTCCGCTTCGCCAACGGCCTGTTCGAGCCGATCTGGAACCGCACCTTCATCGACCACGTGCAGATCGACGTGCCGGAGACGCTGGGCCTCGGCACCCGCGCGGCCTTCTACGAGGCGACCGGCGCCTATCGCGACATGGTGGTGACCCACCTGTTCCAGATCCTCGGTTTCATGGCGATGGAGCCGCCGACCTCGCTCGAACCCGGCCCGATCTCGGAAGAGAAGAACAAGGTCTTCCGCTCGATGCTCCCGCTCGACCCGCGCGAGGTGGTGCGCGGGCAATATGCCGGCTACCGGGACGAGCCCGGCGTCGATCCGCAATCGGAAACCGAGACCTTCATCGCCCTCAAGTGCCGCATCGACAACTGGCGCTGGGCCGGGGTGCCGTTCTTCCTGCGCACCGGCAAGCGGCTGGCGGAGGGGCAGCGCATCATCTCGATCGCCTTCCGTGAGCCGCCCAAAAGCATGTTCCCGGTCAATTCGGGGGTCGGCGCGCAGGGGCCCGACCACCTCACCTTCGATCTCGCCGACGCTTCGAAGATGTCGCTGTCGTTCTACGGCAAGCGGCCGGGGCCGGGGATGCGGCTCGACAAGCTCTCGCTCCAGTTCAACATGAAGGATACCGGCCTGATGGGCGAAGTGCTGGAGGCCTATGAGCGGCTGATCCTCGACGCCATGCGCGGCGACCACACCCTGTTCACCACAGCCGAGGGCATCGAGCGGCTGTGGGAGGTCTCGATGCCGTTGCTCGAAGCGCCGCCGCCGGTGCGGCTCTACGCGCCGGGCTCCTGGGGGCCGAAATCGATCCACCAGCTCGTGGCGCCGCAGGCGTGGCGCCTGCCCTTCGAACGGGAATGGCGCAACACCGACGAGCAGGGCTGA